The following proteins come from a genomic window of Stigmatopora nigra isolate UIUO_SnigA chromosome 9, RoL_Snig_1.1, whole genome shotgun sequence:
- the gng12a gene encoding guanine nucleotide-binding protein G(I)/G(S)/G(O) subunit gamma-12a, with translation MSSKAHSSNNIAHSRRTVQQLRIEASIERIKVSKASADLMTYCNDHAKNDPLLMGIPASDNPYKDKKPCTIL, from the exons ATGTCTTCAAAGGCTCACAGTTCCAATAACATCGCCCATAGCAGGCGGACGGTGCAGCAACTTAGGATAGAAGCCAGCATCGAGAGGATAAAG GTGTCCAAGGCTTCGGCGGACCTTATGACTTACTGCAACGATCACGCCAAAAACGACCCTCTCCTCATGGGCATCCCTGCATCAGACAATCCGTATAAGGACAAAAAACCCTGCACAATATTGTAG
- the gadd45aa gene encoding growth arrest and DNA-damage-inducible, alpha, a isoform X1, protein MYNMTFEEISGDNSHERMDSVAKALEEVLTGALPQGCITVGVYEAAKSLNVDPDNVVLCILAADDEDGDDVALQIHFTLIQAFCCENDINILRVNNTRRLAQILAAGGAGVGKQSGGEPVDLHCVLVTSPESSSWKDAALSKLNHFCRESRCMDQWVPIINLPER, encoded by the exons ATGTACAACATGACATTTGAGGAAATAAGTGGCGATAACTCTCATGAAAG AATGGATTCGGTGGCGAAAGCTTTAGAAGAAGTCCTGACTGGAGCTTTACCGCAGGGCTGCATTACTGTGGGTGTCTACGAGGCAGCCAAGTCTCTCAATGT GGACCCCGACAATGTAGTCTTGTGCATCTTGGCGGCCGATGACGAAGACGGGGACGACGTGGCCCTGCAGATCCACTTCACGCTCATCCAGGCTTTCTGCTGCGAAAATGACATCAACATCCTGAGAGTGAACAACACCCGGCGCCTGGCTCAAATTCTGGCAGCGGGAGGAGCCGGCGTGGGCAAGCAGAGCGGGGGCGAGCCCGTCGACCTGCACTGCGTGCTTGTCACT AGCCCTGAGTCTTCTTCCTGGAAAGACGCCGCCTTGAGTAAACTCAACCACTTCTGCAGGGAGAGCCGCTGCATGGACCAGTGGGTTCCCATCATCAACCTTCCCGAACGATGA
- the gadd45aa gene encoding growth arrest and DNA-damage-inducible, alpha, a isoform X2 produces the protein MDSVAKALEEVLTGALPQGCITVGVYEAAKSLNVDPDNVVLCILAADDEDGDDVALQIHFTLIQAFCCENDINILRVNNTRRLAQILAAGGAGVGKQSGGEPVDLHCVLVTSPESSSWKDAALSKLNHFCRESRCMDQWVPIINLPER, from the exons ATGGATTCGGTGGCGAAAGCTTTAGAAGAAGTCCTGACTGGAGCTTTACCGCAGGGCTGCATTACTGTGGGTGTCTACGAGGCAGCCAAGTCTCTCAATGT GGACCCCGACAATGTAGTCTTGTGCATCTTGGCGGCCGATGACGAAGACGGGGACGACGTGGCCCTGCAGATCCACTTCACGCTCATCCAGGCTTTCTGCTGCGAAAATGACATCAACATCCTGAGAGTGAACAACACCCGGCGCCTGGCTCAAATTCTGGCAGCGGGAGGAGCCGGCGTGGGCAAGCAGAGCGGGGGCGAGCCCGTCGACCTGCACTGCGTGCTTGTCACT AGCCCTGAGTCTTCTTCCTGGAAAGACGCCGCCTTGAGTAAACTCAACCACTTCTGCAGGGAGAGCCGCTGCATGGACCAGTGGGTTCCCATCATCAACCTTCCCGAACGATGA